In Acidobacteriota bacterium, the DNA window GTTCGTGAACCCGGGAGGTGGCGACTTCCGACTGACCGGCCCCGTGGCTGGCGCCACGCTGGGCCACCCGTACGATCGGGACATGACCGGCGCCCTTCGGGGCGGCGACGGCGCGTGGGATCGCGGGGCGTTCGAGTTCGGCGGCGCGACACCTCCATCGCCGACGTCGCCTTCGCCGCCAACGAACCTCCGGATAGTCAACCCCTGACCTGGAGCGTGCGCGTGAAGAAGGGGCTCTGAAGCGCACCGACTTTCTCGGAGACCTCCTTTTCCTGGGAGGATGGGGTCGATGGGACGTCCAAGTCAGTTTTCACCGGAGGTGCGTGAGCGCGCCGTCCGTATGGTCGAAGAGCACCGCGAGGCCCACACCTCGGAGTGGGCAGTGCTGCGGTCGATCGCGCCGAAACTCGGATGTACGGCGGAGACGCTGCGCAAGTGGGTGCGGCAGGCCCAGCGGGACACGGGGCATCGCCAGGGCCTGACGACGAGCGAGCGGGAGCGGCTCAAGGCGTTGGAGCGGGAGGTGCGCGAGCTGAAGCGGGCCAACGAGATCCTACGCAAGGCGTCCGCGTATTCCGCCCAGGCGGAGCTCGACCGCCGGAGCACGTAGCCACGATGGTGTCGTTCATCGACGCGCATCGGGCGCAGTACGGGGTCGAGTCGATCTGCACGCTGCTGGCGATCGCCCCGTCCACCTATCACCGCCACCGCCGGCAGGCCGCCGACCCGACCCGGCGCTCTGCGCGTGCGCGACGCGATGACACGCTACGTGTCGAGATCCAGCGCGTCTACGACGAGCACCACCACACCGCTCCACACTCCAACTAACTCATTACGTCGATGTAGCAGTGGATCTGGAAGCGGCAGTAGGCGCAGATGCCCATCCAGCCGGCACGGCCACAGTGCTCTTGCCATGTCCACGCCGGACTCTGGAAGTAGATCCACTCGAGTTGCTCCGCGGTCCTGCCGCACCCGTGGCAACCGTCGAGCTGGGACTTGTCCTCCGGCGGCCCGCTGTGCCCATCGGTTTCACCTCCGAAGGACGATGGGCGGCTCGTGCAACCACGACAGGCCTCGACGTCTTCCCAGGGGAAGAAGCCTTCTTCTCGCCGCTTCTCCAGCCGGATGCGCGCGAACTCGGACAGCAACGTGTCTACATCGGTCCACGGCCACGGCTGTGCCTCGAGCCAGGTCATGAACTGATGCATCTCTCTCTGCTTGTACAGCACCGCCAGCAGCCCAGCCGCGTGGTCGTCATCGAGCACTGGCGGAAGGAGATCGAGAAGCCGCGCCCTGTGCGGCTTGAACCAGCCGTCGGTCATGAACAGCACACCGCCACGACGGTTGCTGAGGAAGACGAGCCAGTCGATGGCTGCCTCGCGCGTGATTCCTGCACGAATGGGGTGTCGTCGAGGAGGACTCATCTCAGGCCCAACGACGGCAGATGAAGTACCGCGAACCTGTCGCCGCAAAGCGCTCCGACACGTCTGCGATCCGTTCGAGTCCACATGAAGCGAGCGTGCTCAGCACGATATCGGCGGGCCAGTAGCGGATCGAAAAGCGGTCACGCACATCATGTTCGGTAGTGTCCCGTCAAGTGGTGGAAATTGATCGGCGTCGTTCGTGAGCGTGTGCCCGGCTACGCGAGCGTCTGCATGCTCTCCTGCGCGGTGGTCGACAGTGCGGCCGCTGTGGGCTGCGACATCGACTCGGCGCTGAAGTAGCGGCGTTCAGCGACGGCCCATTCGTCGTCCTGCTCGAGTAGGACGGCGCCGACCAGGCGGATGACGGCCGCCGGGTTGGGAAAGATGCCGACGACCTGCGACCGCCGCGTGATCTCCGTGTTGAGCCGCTCCAGCGGATTCGTGCTGTGCAGCTGTCGCTGATGCTCAAGCGGCAGGTGCCGATACGCCAGCACGTCCTCCGCCGCGTCTTCGAGCAGCGCCGCCGCCTTGGTGAAGCGCGTCCGCAATCCCTCCGCCACCTTCCGCAGTTGCGCGAGTGCCGACGCATGATCCGGCTGCGCAAAGATGGTCC includes these proteins:
- a CDS encoding transposase, whose amino-acid sequence is MGRPSQFSPEVRERAVRMVEEHREAHTSEWAVLRSIAPKLGCTAETLRKWVRQAQRDTGHRQGLTTSERERLKALEREVRELKRANEILRKASAYSAQAELDRRST